CGCTCATAGGTCAACTGTGCCGCACACACGGCCCCAGCCCGCGGCGCTCAACGCAAGCGTTACCTAACCGCCACCCGCAGGTGTGCCCGCACCGCCCGGGCGGTTCTCCACGGGCAGCGGCACATCGACGAGGTGGTTCTTCTGCAAGGCGTCGACGACCGCGCGGATCGTGATGTCGAATCCGCTGCCCGGGTTGGCTCCCGCCGTCATCGTCACCGGCCCCGACGGATAGCCCTCTCCGGCGGGGGCCTGCTCCGTGTTCTGACACCCGGTGAGGACGAGCATCGCCGCCAGCAGCACGCCCATCACCCGAGAAGCTGCACACGCATGTGTCTGGATGATCACGCGGCCAGGCGTTCGTCCTCACGCCGCGACGGTGCACCGGCGGTGATCGCCACGAGGCGGGTCTCGTCCGCGGCGTCGGCGGCGGCGCGCTGCGCACCGCGGTAGGTCGTCAGGTACTGGTCGATCTGGTCTCGCTCGAGCGGCTTCGCGAAGATGTTGACCCCGGGGATCTTGATGCCGCTGTCGTTCTCCTCCGCGCGCCGACGGGCACCGGCGCGGAACAGCACGACGGTTGCTGCTGAGCCGGCGATCAGGGCGGCGCCGATGATGCCGGCCACCGTGCTGCCGGCAGCCAGGGCGTAGACGAACATGCCCAGCGCGATGAACCCGACCAGGAAGCCCACGTATGCGATGTACGTGATCGATCCGCCTCGCAACTTCTTGAACATGCCGCACCTCTCGACTAGCGCTTCGCTACGCGTTTCGTAGCGATACGGTTAGTGTAGCGTTTTTCTCACGGCGGATATTCCGGCGCGTTTTGGCAAGGGGGGATGGATGGCGCAGAACCGCAACGTCGACGACGGCATCACCGACGCCACCCTGGAGCTGCTGCGCACGAGAGGTCCCCGATCGGTGACGGTCGAGGCCGTGGCGGCCCGCTCCGGGATCGCGAAGACGACCATCTACCGGCGGCACCGCGACCGACGGGACATGCTGTCCGCCGCGCTGTCACGACTCACCGCACCCGAACCGCTTGCGCCGGAGGCGACGGCACACGATCGGCTCCGCTGGCTGATCAAACACGCCGTCAAGACCGTCGAGGACGGCATCGGCTACGGCGGTTTCGCGGCACTGCTCACCGACGCCGATGAGGAGTTCGTGACGGTGTTCCGCCAGATCCTCGTCGACCAGCGGGCCGAACTGGAATCGATGATCGACGCCGGCAAGGCCGACCGATCAATCCGGGCCGACGTCGACGGCGCGACGCTCATCGATGCGGTCGTCGGCGCCCACATCGCCGAACGCGCCCGCACGGGTGACGTCGCGGACGGGTGGGAGGAGCGGCTGTTCGCGCTCTTCGCACCCGTCCTGAGGGGCGATGATTCGCGAGACTGAACTGGAACAGCGCGGCTCTCGGACTTTCTCTGCGCCATGTCAGTCTCGCGAAGGGCAGTGGTACAAAAACGCGTGCTGATGGCGGCCGTGACTGTCGCCGTCGGGGCAATTGCGGTGGTGGGCCGGAAGCACTGTCGTATGACTTCGCCGACTCGTTTTCGAGGGACGGGACGCTATCCGTCGAGGAGCTCGCGCAAGCGGGCGCGTTGTTCTCATAACCCGCACGCGAGACTGAACTGGCGCAGGGCCGCTCTCGCACTTGCTCTGCGACACGTCAGTCTCGCGGAGCATCGCTGACTTTGCCGTTGCGGTTTGACGGGCCTGTCAGCAGGGGTATGTGGGCCAGATGGAGCGGTTGAGCGGGCTGGATGCGGGCCTGTTGTACAGCGAGTCGTCAGCGGTGCCGCTTCACGTGTGCTCGATCGTCGAGTTGGACACGTCGACGGTCCCGGGTGGGTACACCTTCGAGCGCTTCAGCAGTGATCTGGCGTCGCGCATGAGTGCGCTGCCGGAAATGCGAGCCAAGCTCGCCGACAGTCAGCTGAACCTCGACCATCCGGTATGGGTGGAGGACAGGGCTTTTGACCTGACCCGACACCTGAAGCGGATCAGTCTTCCGTCGCCGGGAGGACGCCGAGAGCTGGCCGACATCTGCGCGCACATCGCGTCCAATCCGCTGGACCGTAGCAAGCCGCTGTGGGAGATGTGGGTGATCGAGGGCGTCGACGACATCGACCCCGAGGACGGCGGCCCGCTCGCGTTGATGCTCAAGCTGCACCACGCCGCGGTCGACGGCATGGCAGCTGCCAACCTGCTCAACCAGCTGTGCGATCCCGAGCCCGACGCCCCGCCTCGTGATCCCGTCGACGGTCCCGGTGACGCGACGCCCCTAGAGATCGCAGCGGGTGGGCTTCTGCGGTTCCTCACCCGTCCGTGGCAATTGACCCGGGTGATCCCCGAGGCGACGTCGACGATCGTCAAGACGGTGACCCGTGCAGCGTCCGGCACGGCGATGGCCGCACCGTTCACCGCTCCGACGACGCCGTTCAATGCGGAGCTCACCTCGGAGCGCAACATCGCCTTGGCGCAAATGGACCTCGACGATGTCAAACGGGTGAAGAACCGGTTCGACGTCAAGATCAACGACGTGGTGATGGCATTGTGCTCGGGGGCGCTGCGCGGGTTCCTGGCCGATCGTGAGGAGCTGCCGGACACTCCGTTGATCGCCATGGTGCCGTCATCGGTGCGCGACCAGTCCGACCGCCCGGGCCGCAACCAACTCTCGGGAATGTTCTGCAACCTGCACACCGACATCGACGATCCGCTGGAACGGCTGCACGCCATCGCCGAATCGAATGCGCATGCAAAGGAACACAGCTCGTCGCTCGGCCCGACCCTGCTGGTCGACCTGGCCGAGGTCCTCTCTCGCGGAGCGTTCGGCTGGCTTCTGAGCATGCTGTCTCGCACACCGCTGACCCATACGGCGATCCACAACGTGGTCATGTCCAATGTCGCAGGGCCGCCGACCAAGCTGTATACGTGCGGCGCCGAAGTGAAAGCGCTCTACCCGCTCGGCCCGATCTTTCACGGTTCGGGTCTGAACATCACGGTGATGTCGCAGGGCGACAAGATGAACGTGGGCATCATCTCGTGCCCGCAACTGGTAGACGACCTCTGGGACCTGGCCGACCGCTTCGACGCTGAGTTGCAGGAGTTGCTCAGCCGTTCCTGAGCTCGTTGAGTCTGCGATGACGGCTCACGCCTCTCGCACTTTGTCGCCGTAGCTGCAGAGTCAACTTGGCCTGGCCCTCGCGCCTACACCCCCGCGGGCACCTTCGCTGAGCGCATCTCCTGCCGCAGCGTGCTGAACTCCGAGATCGTCCGCGTCGCCACCGTCGCGACCGGACGGGCGTTGCGACCCGTCGCCTCGGTCTTGCTCACCATCACCACACTGTCGATGTAGGGCTGGATCGTCGTCGCGTTCTGCACCGTCGCCACGATCACCAACTGGAAACCGAACTTGCGGAACGCCTGCAGCGCCTGTTGCGCGAACTGCGGATCGGATTTCGAGAACGCCTCGTCGAGCATCAGCTGCGCGAAAACCGGTTTGTTGTCACTGCTTTCGGGACTCGCCAGGTTGAAGCTCAACGCGCCCGCCAGGCAGAACGCCATCAGCTTCTCCTGCTCACCGCCGGAGTTGTCCCCGGCGTTGGAATGCGTGCGGATCAGCTCCTCGCTGGTCACATCCCATTCGGCGCAGTCGAAGGTGAAGCGGTTGCGGACATCGAGCGCATCCCGTGTCCACGCCTTGTCCTCCGGCGCCGTCGACGCCAACCTGTTGCGCAGCCGCAGGATGTCGGCGTACTGATCCAGGATCGCCTGCTTGTCACCCAGGCCCACCTCGGCGATGCGCCGCGAGATCGACCGCACCACCTCCGTCAGCTCCGACACGGCGGTCAACGACCGCGGCGTCGCCCGCAACGTCAACCGGGTCCCGCGGTTGAACTCCACCGCCCCCAAACCGGTGTTGACGCGCTCGATCTGCTCGGCGATGCGCCGCGCCTCCTGCTCGGCCACCCGGTGCAACGTCAGGATCGCATCGGGCGCCTGCTCGGTGACCAGTCGCATCATCCGCTCGTATGCCTCGGGCAGCTCCCGCTCGTCGATGTGCCGGCACAGCGCCACGTAGTCGTGCACGCGCTCGTCGAAGTTGGTGCTGTCATTGGGAATTGCGTCCGGGAACGCCGTGTCGAAGGTGTTGAGGATGCGGGCCAGCTCGTCGTACGAGCGGCGCCGGCTCTCCCGCAACTGCTCGCGCTCCTTCTTGATCGCGGCGAACAGCGCGTCGCGGTGTGGCTCGGGGTTCAGCAGCTCCAGCGAGACCGGCACCTGTCCGGCGTACCGGTGCAGCAGCTCTGTCAACGGTTCCGAGACGAACGCCGGCTGGAGACGTTCCGAAAGTTCCAGCAGCCGAGTCCGTCGCCCGTCGAGATCGTCGCGGCGGGTCTGGATCGCACCCCGGCGCGTCATCAACACCTGGATCTGTGACCAGCATTCGTCGGCGCGTGCGTTGAGGGCCTCGATGTCGGGATGGTCGGCGAGCAGCAGCTCGTACTGTTCGCGCAACCGGTCGGCGTGACCGTCGGCGGTCTCGACGTCGATCTGGCTCCACTGCGGGAACTGTTCGCAGATCGCCTTGCACGCCGCCGCCCGGTCCCGCCACTGCTGACGCTGCGCGGCGATCTCGTCAGCCAGCCGCCGCGCTTTCTGGTACGACTCCTCGGCGGCCGCCAGATCCATTGTCAGCGCGTTGATCTTCGCCGACACGTCGCCCTGGTACAGGTATTCCGACTGCTTGAGGGGGCGGCGGTCATCCTTGATCGCGAGACGTTCCGAGTCCTTGTACAGGCCGGTGTCGGTGACCGCGCGGCGGAACCGCGCGAACACGTCGGGGGTGTCGACGCAGATGTGATCACCGGCGGCGGTGATCACGTCGACAGCCTCGGCGGCGCACGGGTGCTGTCGATCGACGGCGAACAGCTTGCCCGCCAACGTGTTCAATTCGGGGTCGACCGGCTCGGCCCCGTAGAGCTTCGAGCGCACGTGGTGCAGCGACAGCCGGCCGCGCATGTTGGTCTCGTTGACGAACCGCAGCACCGCCGCCCAGTGCGCATCGGGCACCAGCAGCCGCAGCCCGGCCCCCCGCAGCACCTTCTCGACCGCTGTCCGCCAGCGCGTCTGATCCGGCCGCAGATCCATCAGCTCGGCGATGTACGGCACCTCCGACGCCTCGACACCGATTGCGGCACAGATCTGTTCGCGCATCACGAGCGCGAATTCCGGCAACGCCGACCCGACCTGCTCGACGCGCTTGAGCTCCTTGGCCGCTTCGTCACGGGCGATGCGCGCAGCCTTCTGCGCGTACTCCGCGTCGGTGGACGCCTCCCGGTTGCGCTCGACCTTCGCGAGCAGTTCGGTCGCCTCGGTGAGCAGGTCTTCGCGCAGATTCCAGAACTCGTCGGCGGTGTCCGGCACGTCGAGACCCTGGCCGGTCACCATGTCGTCGTACGCGCTGCGCCGGCGCGACACCTGCTCAGCCTCGGTCTCGGCGGCCGTCACCTGGGACTGCAGCGGACCGATGCTCGCGCTCGACCCGCTGATCTGTGCGTTGAGCGAATCCGCCTCGGCCTTGGCCAGATTCAGCGAGCGGGTGACGTCCTCGTACTCGTTGTCCAGCTGGTCGACCGTGGTGTCGAGCTGCGCGATCTGCGCCGGACACTGCGCCAGCCGGACGTGGTCGGTGTAGGCCCTCACCATCGGCAAGTCCACCAGGTCGATGATGCCGAGATCCGAGGACTCCGAGGCGTAGCGATGCTGGATCTTCTCGATGTCGCCGAGGATCTTGCGTTTGCGCTGCGCCACCGCCAGCAGTTCGCGTGCCTCCACCAGCGGGTCGATCTGCTTGAGTGCTTCGGGCAGGCGGGCCAGGCTGGCGGGTTCGTCGAGCATGAACTCACGGACGAACTGTTCCAGTCCGCCAACGCTTTTCAGCGATTTCGCCTTGCCGAGCAGCTGCTGGGCGGCGTCGGAGGCGCGGATGCCGATCGTCGCGTACAGCTGCGCCAGATACTGCGACTCCACCTTCGTGGTGAACCGCCAGCCGTCCTCTTTGAACACCCCGGTGTCGAAACGGCCCGCGGCCCAGCGGTTGCACACATCCTCGATGTCGAGGTCACCGTCGCCCAGCACGAACCGGCTCGACGAGTCCGACCGGGACTCACCGGTCAGCCACTTGAGGACCAGCCCGGTGACGGTGCGGCCGGAGTCGCCGGCATAGGTGACCGCCACCGCCGACCAGGCGGTGCCGTCGCCGCGCAGATACATCACCCGGCTGGTGCCGCCGTCGCTGCGCTGACCCCAGGCACCGCGGACGTATTTGTCGACAGTGCGCCGCCCCGCGCTCGACCCCGCCGCGGTGTGGTCGCCGGAGGCGTTGAAATTGCGCCGGTTGAACGGCAGGAAGCCGAGCGAGATCGCGTCCAGCAGTGAGGATTTGCCACTGCCCGACGCACCGGCGATCAGGGCGCCGCCGACGCTGAACGGGATCGAGTGGTAGCCGTCGAAGACGCCCCAGTTGATGATCTGGAGCCGGGACAGATGGAATTGTTCAGTCATCGAGCTCTGCTTCTACTTGCGGTGCACCGCCACCGAGCAGCTGTTCGAACTGCTGCTGCAACTCGGTGATCACCGAGGCCGTCATGACCGCGTTGATCACCGGGCTGATGGTGTAGCTGTCCTCGTCGTCGCGGCTGCGGCGCAGGATCTCGAGGGCTGCCAACCGGGCGATGGCGCCGTCGATCCGCGCGGTGAAGGTCACCGCGTCGCGGTCGGTGTCGTTGAGGACCCCGGCGAACAATCCGTGCATCTCCTCGCGGCTGATCAGCACGCTCTGCCCGCCCGACGCGCGCATCATCTGCGCCAGGTGCAAGGCCAGGATCGAGTCGTAGGTGCCCAGCGGTTCGCGGCGCAAAAGCTTTGCGCCCCGCGCAGAGTCGTAACGGGCCTGTTCGACGAACGCGACGTCGGTGCCGTCGACGATGCGGAGCAGCAGGTCGAGTTCCGAGAGTCGCACGCTGAGCTGTTTGCGGTACTCGAGCACCCAGCTGAACAGGTCGCTGTCGGACTCTGCGCTGATGTAGCGGCGGGTGAGCAGGTTCTGCAGCGCCCAGCACGCCCGGTCGGGCAGTTCGGAGACGTCACCGTCCCACCGTGGCCTGCGCTGGTGCGGGGGACGGGCGTTCTGGTCGACCTGCGGAAGCGAGGAGAAGTCGATGTCTGGCTCGGTGGTCACTGCGAAACTCCGGCGAGGGTGGTGATCGGTTCGGTGAAATGCAGGTCGGGGACGGCGATCTCGCGGTCGCGGCCGTCGAGGGAGCGGAACCGGACGGTGGTCGACGCCGGCTGCCTGTCATTCGGTTGTTTCAACGCCCATGACCACAGCACGATGACGTGGCCCAGATAGGCCCCCTGTCCCGAACGGCCGAGCATGTCAACCGCCTGCGAGAGGGAGACGGGGAGCGCGGCGTTGAGCATCTCCGACATGGCGGGCGCGTCGACCTGCGTGGTGAGTGCCGCGAAGCTGGTCAGGTCCACCTCGCCCTCGGCGGGCCTTGCGGGTTTCGGTGCGGACAGGTCGCCGATCTTGAACGTCAGCGCGCCGACCGAGCTGATGGAGTGGCGGGCGAGCGGGACGTCGATGCCCAGCCGCGAGTCGGTCAGCGAGGTCTTGAGCAGGGCGCGGGCGGCGCCGATGGCCTCGTTGAGCTGGCGGGCCACGCCGCGGCTCTGCTCGAGCGTGCCGAACGCGGTGAAGCGTTTGACCCGCTGGGCGCAGCGCTGCTGGATGCGTTCGACTTCGTCGATCTGGTGGCCGACCAGCTCGAAGAACCCGGCCATCACCTTGCGAAGGGCCGGGTCGAGCGCGGGTAGCGCCTCGGCGACCGCGGCGACGTCGGCCTCGAATTCGGCGCGCTGGTCGGGGTCGTTGATCATCCGCAGAAACGCGCGGTGGCTGTCGCGGCCCTGCGAATCCCACGCCGCCTGGTAGTCGGCGTACATCTGGCGCTGCCGGTCGCGGTACTCGGCATTGCTGTCGATCGGCTCGTCCAGCGCGGCGGTGGCCTGCTCGATCATCGACCCGTACTGCCCGATGTCGGTGATGAGCCGTTCCATCTGCAGGGCGATGGCGCGGGCCTCGTCGTAGGCGTCGGTGACGTCGGGATCCGGGCGCTGGCCGGCGTCAAGGTCGTCGAGCTCGGCCTGCAGCACCGCGATCTCGGCTTCGATGCTCTTGCGGATCCGTGCGGGGTCGTTGCCGACGCGGATGGCCACCTGCTTGAGGCGCGAGGCGATGCCGTTGATGGAGCCGCCGGTGGCGATGGTGTCCTGGCGGCGCATCCCGCGCAGGAAGTCCAGCGCCCGGCGCGCGTCCTGGGTGAGGTAGCAGATGTTCTGGTCGCTGCGTTCGTCGACGATGCGGTGCAGCCAGCCCTGGCTGGCCCACGACTTGATCAGCGCGAGCCCGGATGCCCCGTCGGGGTCGAGTTCGTGCAGGTCCCGCTCGAGCCGGACCACCAGCTCCGTCTCGGGAACCACGCCGTCGGCCAGATGGCGCTCCATGAGCGTCACGTAGAGCCCGAGATTGTTGGTGGCCAGCAGCCGGATCGCCCGGGATCCGTGCAGGTCGCGGTTGAGTTCGAGCAGCTCAGCCGCCGACAGCCCCCTGTTGTCGTCCACCTGCCATCCTCGATCTGTCCGCGTCCCTCTGCCTCGCCCGTGGCCGGACGACCCAACATAGGCCACGGCGGGGACATCAGCGGCGCGGGGCCTACAGGTCGAGGACGAGCTCCGCGGTGGGTATCGCCGAGCAGATGAGCACCGACCCGTCGGGCGGCTCTTCCAGCGGCGGCGGCGCGTACTCGGCCGTGCCGGCGATGACGTCGGTGACACAGATGTGGCAAACACCGCTGCGGCAGGAGTATCGGGTGGGGACGTCGCACGCCTCGGCGAGGTCGAGGAGGCTCCGGTAGTCGCGCGACCAGTTGACCGTCAGTCCGGTGCGCGCGAAGGTCACCGCGGGGCCGTCACCGGGCACACCCGGCGGCGCATGCGGACGCACCGCCGGCGGTGCGTCGGTGACTCCGGGGTTGATGGCGGCCCTCGCCCCGAACAGCTCGCTGTGGATGCGCGTCGGCTCCATGCCGGACGCGACGAGTGCGGCGCGCATCGTGTCCATGAACCCGGCCGGGCCGCAGAGGTAGATCGCGGCGTCTGTCGGGAGATCCATCGCGGCGAGCGCGCTGCCGTCCAACCGCGGGCCGCTCGCCGTGTGGACCACGTGCTGCGCGGCGTCCGGTAACGCGGTGAGCAGTCGGTCGACTTCGGCGGCGAACGCGTGGGATTCGCGATCACGGGTGGTGTGCACCCAGATGACCCTGCGCGCGCTGCGCTCAGCGGCGAGCCGATGCAGCATCGCCAGCACCGGAGTGCAGCCCACGCCCGCGGACAGCAGCACGACGGGGCGCTCCTCGTCGACGAGCACGAAATCACCTCGGGGAGCAGCACAGTCGATCGTCGACCCGACACGGATCTCGGCATGCAGCCACCGGCTGACCAGGCCGTGCGCTTCCCGTTTGACGCTGATGCGGTACCGGCCTGCGCTGCTGTCACCGGACAGCGAGTAGCTGCGCAGCGGCGCGGGCTGCCCCGCGCCCGACACCCGGACGGTCAGATACTGACCGGGGAGTGCCGGTAAAAGGGATACACCGTCGGCAGATTCGACGTCGATCGACAGCACGTCCTCGGTTTCGTGCCGGGTGGCCACGACCCGCAGCTTCCGGAACCCCTGCCACGCCGGCCCGGTGGTCCCATGGGCGTCGAGGAGTTCGCGGAACGACTGCACCCATCCCGGGCTGAGCGCGGGGAGGTCGACGGCACGGCGCAGCGTGTCGACATCGCGTCCCGGCAGATACAACAGCGCGTCGACGTCGGCGACCGAGAGCGCATGCGGGCCTCGCTGTGTGCGCACGATCTCGTCGCCCGCGGTCACCATGCCCTCGGCGATGACGCGGAGGTAGAACCCGGGTCGGTGATGCGACACCAGGAGATTCGGCATCCGCGGTTCGCCGAGCCGCATGCCGACCCGGAAGCAGGTCACCCGGGGTTGGGTGACCTCGAATTCGGCGTCGCCGATCCGGTAGCGGTCGCCGATGCAGACGGCGTCGTCCGGCAGCCCGTCCACGGTGAAGTTCTCGCCGAAGCATCCGGGTGTCAGGTCGTCGCGTTCGAGGACGGCGCGCCAGTGGTCGTAGGACTCGTTCTGGTAGACGAGCACCGCGCGGTTCTCGCCGCCGTGGCCGTTGAGGTCGCCCTGTCCGTCGCCGTCGATGTTGAGTCGACGCACCATGACTGGACCGTCCACCGGAGCCTTCCAGACGCCGGTGTGCACAGTCTTGTCCTGCCACTGAACATCCCGGGGGAACCCGACATTGACGGACACGAGATGGCCGGACGCCGAGGTCGTCATCGCCCCACCTTCCTCGCCGCGCACTCGTGTGCAGAATGGGATGCCCGGCCCAGAGTATGCCTGCGATCAGCGCAGGTCAACGCACAGATGGCGACACGGCGCTGGCGCAAACCGGCGGAGCGTGCACATAATGGGTCACATAACCCAAAACTGAGGAGAGATCCATGTCCGCTGTGCACCACCGCTACGCGACCGTCGACGGCCACCGGCTGTTCTACCGCGAGGCCGGTGATCCTGCCGCCCCGACCGTGCTTCTGTTGCACGGATATCCGACCAGTTCGTACATGTTCCGGCATCTCGTTCCCGCCCTCGCCGACAGCTACCACGTCATCGCGCCCGACCATCTCGGCTTCGGGCTGTCCGATGCGCCCGGCGTCGAGGATTTCGACTACACCTTCGACAGCCTGACCGCCTTGACCGCGGGCCTGCTCGAGCACCTCGGGATCAGCCGGTACGGGATCTACGTGCAGGATTACGGCGCCCCGATCGGCTGGCGGCTCGCGCTGGCGGATCCGGACGCGGTGACTGCGATCATCACCCAGAATGGCAACGGGTACGACGCCGGCTTCGTCGAGGGTTTCTGGAAAGCCGTGTGGGACTACCACCGTGAGCAGACGCCGGATACAGAAGCGCCTGTGCGCGAGGCCCTCTCGCTGGAGGCGATCCGCTGGCAGTACGTCACCGGCGTGGCCGACGAATCCCTGCTGAACCCTGAGGCGTGGTATCACGACCACGCGCTGGTGTCCCGTCCCGGCAATGACGCGGTGCAACTCAAGTTGTTCCTCGACTACGCCACCAACTCGCCGCTCTACCCCCGCCTGCACGAGTACTTCCGTGCCTCGCGCGTGCCGCTGCTGGCGGTGTGGGGCCGCGGCGACGAGATCTTCGGACCGGACGGCGCGCGCGCCTTCGCCGACGATCTGCCCGACGCCGAGATCCACCTGCTCGACGGCGGACACTTCCTGCTCGAGTCGGCGTTCGACGACGCCACCGCGCTGATCCGTGACTTCCTCGACCGCCGGATGCCGCGATGAGTGGGCCGGCCATCCCATAAAGTAGGGGGATGGCCGCACCGACGCCGGCTCAACGGCGGCTCACCCCCAAGGGGCAGGCCACGCGCGAACGCATCCTCCGGGCCGCGGCCGAGTTCATTATCACCGAGGGCATCTCGGCGCTGAACATGGTCAGCCTGCGGAAAGCCGCTTCGGTCAGCGGCTCCCAACTGGCGCACTACTTCACCGACAAGCAGGTTCTCGTCCGCGCGCTGATCGAGCGTCAACTGCAGATCGTCGTCGACTTCCACCGGCAACCCAAGCTCGGCGGGCTGGACACGTTCGACGACTTCGAACGCTGGCTCGACCTGAACATGCGCTACCTGCGCCGGATCGGATTCGACGGGACTCCCACCTATCACGGGCTGGCCGGCCAGCTCGCCAAGTCCGACGACGCGACCCGCCGAACGCTGGCGAACGGCTACGGGCAGTGGATCGCCCTGTTGGAAGAGGCGATCGGGCGGATGAAACGGAACGGGTTGCTGGTCGACGACGCCGATCCCCGGGAGTTGGCGCTGGTGATCGTCGGTGCGCACCAGGCCGGCGGCACGATGGCCTTCGTCTACCGCGAGGAATGGCCGCACGCCGACGCGCTGCGGTTCGCGGTGAACCGGTTGCGCATGTTCGCCGTCGACCCGGACGA
Above is a window of Mycolicibacterium baixiangningiae DNA encoding:
- a CDS encoding TetR/AcrR family transcriptional regulator — encoded protein: MAQNRNVDDGITDATLELLRTRGPRSVTVEAVAARSGIAKTTIYRRHRDRRDMLSAALSRLTAPEPLAPEATAHDRLRWLIKHAVKTVEDGIGYGGFAALLTDADEEFVTVFRQILVDQRAELESMIDAGKADRSIRADVDGATLIDAVVGAHIAERARTGDVADGWEERLFALFAPVLRGDDSRD
- a CDS encoding WS/DGAT/MGAT family O-acyltransferase — its product is MERLSGLDAGLLYSESSAVPLHVCSIVELDTSTVPGGYTFERFSSDLASRMSALPEMRAKLADSQLNLDHPVWVEDRAFDLTRHLKRISLPSPGGRRELADICAHIASNPLDRSKPLWEMWVIEGVDDIDPEDGGPLALMLKLHHAAVDGMAAANLLNQLCDPEPDAPPRDPVDGPGDATPLEIAAGGLLRFLTRPWQLTRVIPEATSTIVKTVTRAASGTAMAAPFTAPTTPFNAELTSERNIALAQMDLDDVKRVKNRFDVKINDVVMALCSGALRGFLADREELPDTPLIAMVPSSVRDQSDRPGRNQLSGMFCNLHTDIDDPLERLHAIAESNAHAKEHSSSLGPTLLVDLAEVLSRGAFGWLLSMLSRTPLTHTAIHNVVMSNVAGPPTKLYTCGAEVKALYPLGPIFHGSGLNITVMSQGDKMNVGIISCPQLVDDLWDLADRFDAELQELLSRS
- a CDS encoding ATP-binding protein produces the protein MTEQFHLSRLQIINWGVFDGYHSIPFSVGGALIAGASGSGKSSLLDAISLGFLPFNRRNFNASGDHTAAGSSAGRRTVDKYVRGAWGQRSDGGTSRVMYLRGDGTAWSAVAVTYAGDSGRTVTGLVLKWLTGESRSDSSSRFVLGDGDLDIEDVCNRWAAGRFDTGVFKEDGWRFTTKVESQYLAQLYATIGIRASDAAQQLLGKAKSLKSVGGLEQFVREFMLDEPASLARLPEALKQIDPLVEARELLAVAQRKRKILGDIEKIQHRYASESSDLGIIDLVDLPMVRAYTDHVRLAQCPAQIAQLDTTVDQLDNEYEDVTRSLNLAKAEADSLNAQISGSSASIGPLQSQVTAAETEAEQVSRRRSAYDDMVTGQGLDVPDTADEFWNLREDLLTEATELLAKVERNREASTDAEYAQKAARIARDEAAKELKRVEQVGSALPEFALVMREQICAAIGVEASEVPYIAELMDLRPDQTRWRTAVEKVLRGAGLRLLVPDAHWAAVLRFVNETNMRGRLSLHHVRSKLYGAEPVDPELNTLAGKLFAVDRQHPCAAEAVDVITAAGDHICVDTPDVFARFRRAVTDTGLYKDSERLAIKDDRRPLKQSEYLYQGDVSAKINALTMDLAAAEESYQKARRLADEIAAQRQQWRDRAAACKAICEQFPQWSQIDVETADGHADRLREQYELLLADHPDIEALNARADECWSQIQVLMTRRGAIQTRRDDLDGRRTRLLELSERLQPAFVSEPLTELLHRYAGQVPVSLELLNPEPHRDALFAAIKKEREQLRESRRRSYDELARILNTFDTAFPDAIPNDSTNFDERVHDYVALCRHIDERELPEAYERMMRLVTEQAPDAILTLHRVAEQEARRIAEQIERVNTGLGAVEFNRGTRLTLRATPRSLTAVSELTEVVRSISRRIAEVGLGDKQAILDQYADILRLRNRLASTAPEDKAWTRDALDVRNRFTFDCAEWDVTSEELIRTHSNAGDNSGGEQEKLMAFCLAGALSFNLASPESSDNKPVFAQLMLDEAFSKSDPQFAQQALQAFRKFGFQLVIVATVQNATTIQPYIDSVVMVSKTEATGRNARPVATVATRTISEFSTLRQEMRSAKVPAGV
- a CDS encoding DUF4194 domain-containing protein; its protein translation is MTTEPDIDFSSLPQVDQNARPPHQRRPRWDGDVSELPDRACWALQNLLTRRYISAESDSDLFSWVLEYRKQLSVRLSELDLLLRIVDGTDVAFVEQARYDSARGAKLLRREPLGTYDSILALHLAQMMRASGGQSVLISREEMHGLFAGVLNDTDRDAVTFTARIDGAIARLAALEILRRSRDDEDSYTISPVINAVMTASVITELQQQFEQLLGGGAPQVEAELDD
- a CDS encoding DUF3375 domain-containing protein produces the protein MDDNRGLSAAELLELNRDLHGSRAIRLLATNNLGLYVTLMERHLADGVVPETELVVRLERDLHELDPDGASGLALIKSWASQGWLHRIVDERSDQNICYLTQDARRALDFLRGMRRQDTIATGGSINGIASRLKQVAIRVGNDPARIRKSIEAEIAVLQAELDDLDAGQRPDPDVTDAYDEARAIALQMERLITDIGQYGSMIEQATAALDEPIDSNAEYRDRQRQMYADYQAAWDSQGRDSHRAFLRMINDPDQRAEFEADVAAVAEALPALDPALRKVMAGFFELVGHQIDEVERIQQRCAQRVKRFTAFGTLEQSRGVARQLNEAIGAARALLKTSLTDSRLGIDVPLARHSISSVGALTFKIGDLSAPKPARPAEGEVDLTSFAALTTQVDAPAMSEMLNAALPVSLSQAVDMLGRSGQGAYLGHVIVLWSWALKQPNDRQPASTTVRFRSLDGRDREIAVPDLHFTEPITTLAGVSQ
- a CDS encoding MOSC domain-containing protein, encoding MTTSASGHLVSVNVGFPRDVQWQDKTVHTGVWKAPVDGPVMVRRLNIDGDGQGDLNGHGGENRAVLVYQNESYDHWRAVLERDDLTPGCFGENFTVDGLPDDAVCIGDRYRIGDAEFEVTQPRVTCFRVGMRLGEPRMPNLLVSHHRPGFYLRVIAEGMVTAGDEIVRTQRGPHALSVADVDALLYLPGRDVDTLRRAVDLPALSPGWVQSFRELLDAHGTTGPAWQGFRKLRVVATRHETEDVLSIDVESADGVSLLPALPGQYLTVRVSGAGQPAPLRSYSLSGDSSAGRYRISVKREAHGLVSRWLHAEIRVGSTIDCAAPRGDFVLVDEERPVVLLSAGVGCTPVLAMLHRLAAERSARRVIWVHTTRDRESHAFAAEVDRLLTALPDAAQHVVHTASGPRLDGSALAAMDLPTDAAIYLCGPAGFMDTMRAALVASGMEPTRIHSELFGARAAINPGVTDAPPAVRPHAPPGVPGDGPAVTFARTGLTVNWSRDYRSLLDLAEACDVPTRYSCRSGVCHICVTDVIAGTAEYAPPPLEEPPDGSVLICSAIPTAELVLDL
- a CDS encoding alpha/beta fold hydrolase, giving the protein MSAVHHRYATVDGHRLFYREAGDPAAPTVLLLHGYPTSSYMFRHLVPALADSYHVIAPDHLGFGLSDAPGVEDFDYTFDSLTALTAGLLEHLGISRYGIYVQDYGAPIGWRLALADPDAVTAIITQNGNGYDAGFVEGFWKAVWDYHREQTPDTEAPVREALSLEAIRWQYVTGVADESLLNPEAWYHDHALVSRPGNDAVQLKLFLDYATNSPLYPRLHEYFRASRVPLLAVWGRGDEIFGPDGARAFADDLPDAEIHLLDGGHFLLESAFDDATALIRDFLDRRMPR